The Euwallacea fornicatus isolate EFF26 chromosome 38, ASM4011564v1, whole genome shotgun sequence genome includes a region encoding these proteins:
- the LOC136349533 gene encoding uncharacterized protein — protein sequence MKPSPKISFNFLAILYVICFKSLSTNSRTSTLWKLNEDRTKIVEGELNDFTGNPVSDIEATKFPCTQDSVFNIIASTKCYKGTWIKYKTEGLCSECEGRKVGEGQKLKGNDTNLDIRIIQQKHSLENDHELSCGKPVNFTFYDNLVGVVNREKHPAIVEPEAMMEFIRRYKFKVGKTFDLGLIENKLRQIKREKPKSVSTLQQLGNFWRIKGDPRRAIECFRRALATSPHNAEILLNLAKVLFHLQYLDDAIYLTRRSLEVASPEKGAWQQYFTLGEIFKAYGHYQEAQVHFRHTLDLHPGYEPALKLLKELEEMPLSPWQSYTYFIIGILVVVVLLFLNNLDRRCDSGFSKSQKHSNKNIKGLPWSGKKCKKIAT from the exons ATGAAACCCTCACCAAAGATCTCATTTAACTTTCTCG CAATCCTTTACGTAATATGTTTCAAATCTCTTTCAACCAATTCTCGTACCTCCACACTGTGGAAGTTGAACGAGGACCGCACAAAAATTGTTGAGGGCGAACTCAATGATTTCACTGGGAATCCCGTGTCAGACATCGAAGCCACTAAATTCCCATGTACCCAAGACTCTGTTTTCAATATAATCGCCTCAACTAAATGTTATAAAGGCACTTGGATCAAGTATAAAACTGAAGGGTTGTGCAGTGAGTGTGAGGGTAGGAAAGTGGGAGAAGGACA AAAGCTAAAGGGAAACGACACAAACTTAGATATAAGAATAATCCAGCAAAAGCACTCGTTGGAAAACGATCACGAGCTTTCCTGTGGAAAACCcgttaattttacattttatgacAATCTTGTGGGCGTTGTGAATAG GGAGAAGCATCCTGCGATAGTCGAACCTGAAGCGATGATGGAGTTTATTAGACgttataaatttaaagttggGAAAACCTTTGATTTGGGTCTAATCGAAAACAAACTGCGGCAGATCAAAAGAGAG AAGCCCAAATCAGTTAGTACGTTGCAACAACTAGGGAATTTCTGGAGGATAAAAGGAGATCCCCGGAGGGCGATAGAATGCTTCCGAAGAG CTCTGGCAACTTCTCCCCACAACGCCGAAATCCTGCTCAACTTGGCCAAAGTCTTATTTCACCTTCAGTACCTGGACGACGCCATATACCTCACGCGTAGGTCGCTGGAAGTGGCCTCCCCGGAGAAAGGGGCCTGGCAGCAGTATTTTACGCTAG GGGAAATTTTCAAAGCCTATGGGCACTATCAGGAGGCTCAAGTGCATTTCAGGCACACCCTGGATCTGCATCCAGGATACGAACCTGCCCTGAAACTGTTGAAAGAGTTGGAAGAAATGCCTCTCTCTCCCTGGCAGTCCTATACCTATTTCATAATAGGGATTTTA GTGGTTGTGGTTTTACtcttcttaaataatttagatcGACGTTGTGATAGTGGTTTCAGTAAGTCGCAGAAGCATtcgaataaaaacattaaggGACTCCCTTGG
- the LOC136349534 gene encoding venom acid phosphatase Acph-1-like: MRFITHEALLSLIILLLQCFEASALSCANTLVLSHVIFRHGDRTPSEAGLWPSNPYYNENNYDPYGYSQLTNEGKMREYRLGTNLRQRYSELLNETWNVKVYEAWSTDYDRTKMSLQLLLGGLFPPDEQVKWNENILWQPIPYKYSPIEQDKELSSWACPTTVPLIYADASNMARLQSYDGLIKTLQENTGKDVDYITALDLYFGMRIQEELGFPLENWTKAIYPEPLKTYTVDFYYIETSTKELKTVIAGYILKKIVSDTLNKINGNLNPPERKIFLYSGHEVNVATILTALQLYKLTDPPPYASYLSFEIHKLNGVYGVMMYYEDYTGKQPHLLTLPGCKTFCPIDNFLTLVTDIMPKSDAECYG, from the coding sequence ATGAGGTTTATTACTCACGAGGCGTTGTTATCGTTGATAATATTGTTATTACAATGCTTCGAAGCCAGTGCCTTGAGCTGCGCAAACACCCTAGTGCTGTCTCATGTGATTTTCCGGCACGGAGACCGAACACCATCTGAAGCAGGATTATGGCCGAGCAATCCTTATTACAACGAAAATAACTATGACCCGTACGGATACTCGCAACTGACCAACGAAGGAAAAATGAGGGAATATCGACTAGGAACCAATCTACGCCAGCGTTACAGCGAACTATTGAATGAAACTTGGAACGTTAAGGTGTACGAGGCCTGGTCTACCGACTATGACAGGACTAAGATGTCTTTGCAGCTATTATTGGGCGGTTTATTCCCCCCCGATGAACAGGTGAAGTGGAATGAGAACATCTTGTGGCAGCCGATTCCTTATAAATACTCACCAATAGAACAGGACAAAGAATTGTCCTCCTGGGCTTGTCCAACCACTGTTCCTCTAATCTACGCTGATGCGTCGAATATGGCCAGACTACAGTCTTACGATGGACTTATTAAGACCCTTCAGGAAAATACCGGGAAAGATGTAGATTATATTACCGCTTTGGATTTGTACTTTGGGATGCGCATACAGGAAGAATTGGGTTTCCCTTTGGAAAACTGGACTAAAGCCATATACCCCGAGCCATTAAAAACATACACAGTGGACTTTTATTACATAGAAACCAGCACCAAGGAGTTAAAAACAGTTATAGCCGGatatattttgaagaaaatcgtCTCGGACACCCTCAACAAAATAAACGGCAACCTTAATCCTCCGGAGAGGAAGATATTCCTATATTCAGGGCATGAAGTGAATGTTGCTACTATTTTGACGGCATTGCAGCTTTACAAACTAACAGACCCTCCACCTTATGCTTCATATCTATCCTTTGAAATCCACAAATTGAATGGAGTATATGGAGTAATGATGTATTATGAGGACTACACTGGGAAACAGCCGCATTTACTCACATTACCGGGGTGTAAAACCTTTTGTCCGATTGACAATTTTCTCACTCTCGTTACAGATATAATGCCGAAATCTGATGCGGAGTGTTACGggtga